Proteins encoded within one genomic window of Polaribacter sp. NJDZ03:
- a CDS encoding UDP-glucose--hexose-1-phosphate uridylyltransferase, giving the protein MSNTNLQDYSHKRFNILTGEWVLVSPHRAKRPWQGQNEEVNNEKRPTHDESCYLCAGNTRINGEVNPDYKDVFVFTNDFAALQNDSPTFNVNDGLLKAQSETGICKVICFSPDHSKSLADMSATEIQKVVFAWQREFKELSKNPNINYVQIFENKGAVMGCSNPHPHGQIWSQSSLPNEVDKKNTQQLNYFNKNNSSLLGDYLAQELEKKERIIFENDGFVVLVPFWAIWPFEAMIVPKRPLATILKMTEAETLQYGEAISVLTKAYDKIFNTSFPYSSGIHQAPTDGNENNHWHFHMSFYPPLLRSASVKKFMVGYEMFGTPQRDITAEQAVKMIKDCL; this is encoded by the coding sequence ATGAGCAATACAAATTTACAAGATTATTCGCACAAACGATTTAATATTCTTACAGGAGAATGGGTTTTAGTTTCACCACACAGAGCTAAAAGACCTTGGCAAGGACAAAATGAAGAAGTTAATAATGAAAAAAGACCAACACATGACGAATCTTGTTATTTATGTGCTGGAAACACAAGAATTAATGGAGAAGTAAATCCAGATTATAAAGACGTTTTTGTTTTTACAAACGATTTTGCTGCTTTACAAAATGATTCACCAACGTTTAACGTAAACGACGGACTTTTAAAAGCACAAAGTGAAACAGGTATTTGTAAAGTAATATGTTTTAGTCCAGATCACTCAAAAAGTTTGGCAGACATGTCTGCTACAGAAATTCAGAAAGTTGTTTTTGCATGGCAAAGAGAATTTAAAGAATTATCTAAAAACCCAAACATCAACTATGTTCAAATATTTGAGAACAAAGGCGCTGTAATGGGCTGTAGTAATCCACATCCTCACGGGCAAATATGGAGTCAATCTTCTTTACCAAATGAAGTTGATAAGAAAAACACGCAACAATTAAACTACTTTAACAAAAATAACAGTAGTTTATTGGGCGATTATTTAGCGCAAGAATTAGAAAAAAAAGAACGTATTATTTTCGAAAATGATGGTTTTGTTGTGTTAGTTCCTTTTTGGGCTATTTGGCCTTTCGAAGCAATGATTGTTCCTAAAAGACCTTTGGCGACTATCTTAAAGATGACAGAAGCGGAAACGTTACAATACGGAGAAGCAATTTCGGTATTAACAAAAGCGTATGACAAGATCTTTAATACTTCTTTCCCGTATTCTAGCGGAATTCATCAAGCGCCAACGGATGGCAATGAAAACAACCATTGGCATTTTCACATGAGTTTTTATCCGCCTTTATTAAGAAGCGCATCTGTAAAGAAATTTATGGTTGGTTATGAAATGTTTGGAACGCCACAAAGAGATATTACTGCAGAACAAGCAGTAAAAATGATTAAAGACTGTTTGTAA